TATTTTTGAAAGTCGATCCTAGCCAACTCCAACATATTTTCAGGAAAATATTGACCTAGATCTCCAAATAATCCATTTTTGGCAAACGCTGCTTTTATCACagtaaactttttttttgacGGTTGTGTCATGCCCAGCCACAATTGGCACTCATCAATGAGATCATTGTGTTTTGACAGTGAGGTGAAAaacaatcatttaaaatagctatAGAAGAAGATTGGGAGGGTCAGCAAATCTTCTAATCTTTTGATTAAGCACTTCAGGTCTCAACATTATCACTGCTCCCATGATTATTAATAGCATTAAGATACACAGTGCTGACTGACTAGTACTTTCATTGCACCCTTAAATCCACACAGCTCTATATActgctcccaatctctctcttcaGCACAGCTATCTGAATCTCTTCCTGTTTGTGGTAGCCCGTCAAAACAAAGAACATGGTTGCCTTGGGGTACAGCCTGTGGTCTTTtaatgtgggggtgtggggtgctgCTGAGTTGCAATTATCATACAAGTCTAGCTGACCAGGACACCAGGAAGCTCTTACTACCTTTTCTACGTGTTAGCAGGTTGATAATTAACTTGTTTGACCTTGTTACAAATGCACCTCCCTTGTCATGGAGTGAAACCTGAGCTTGGAACTACTGACTCAGAGGGAGGGATTCTTTCTGTTCTGCACTCGGTCTCAAAGTTATTCTTGATTGAAGTTTTAATGATCATTTGCTACAATAATACTTTCTGGTGTCAAGAATCACAAGTATGCATGGACATAGATATACCCTCTAGATTCTTCCTCCTCTTTACCTTCCTTTGACCTCATTTCTTCTTCCAACCACATTTTTATTGTGTCATTCTTGTAAGTCTAAACAATGTGTCATCAGCAAAAACCTCAGCTTCATCGTCTTATGTCCATACCCTGATGATTTTGAACTGAACTATTGTTCCATTGCCTTTGTCTTCTGAATGTATTTCAATAATCTAGGCTTTATGTTTACCTTATATGCATGGCTCAGTTATTGTAACATAGGAACTACATTATGAGATCCTTTCAAAGTTTCCCAAAGCCAAAATGTCTTCTTCAGTCTCTGATACAGTTCCCAATCTATGATTCAACAAACATAAGGTAACTTGAATATATATTGAAGTGGGCATAGAAGAcagtttcacaaaaaaaaagtaagaataataatttgaaatctAAAAGGCTTATTTTGATTAGTGAAAACATTGCTTTTCACACAAATAACTTGGAAATTGGAATGCAATCTCCCCACATCCAACCTCTCTCTGACGCCATTGCTTTTGCCTCACACATCGCTCCAATTTTCCTCAAGTTCAGTTAAATCAGAATCGAATCAAATTTGAGACAGAGTGCAGAACAGGAAAATCCCTCTCTCTGAATCGGTGGTTCCAAGATTGGGTTTCACTCCATGACAAGGGAGGTGCATTCGTAAAAAAGGCTAAAAAGGTTAATTATCAACCTGCTAACATGTAGAAAATGTGGTAAGAGCTTTCTGGTCtccaggggcagcatggtggcttagtggcgagtgctgctgcctcacagcaccaaggacccggattcgattccaccctcagatgactgtgtgtgacattctccatgtgtctgcacacatttcctctgggggctctggtttcctcccacaatccaaaggtgtgcagcttaggtgaattagattagattacttacagtgtggaaacaggcccttcggcccaacaagtccacaccgacccgccgaagcgcaacccacccatacccctacatttacctcttacctaacactacgggcaatttagcatggccaattcacctgacccgcacatctttggactgtgggaggaaaccggagcacccggaggaaacccatgcagacacggggagaacgtgcaaactccacacagtctgtcgcctgagtcgggaattgaacccgggtctcaggcgctgtgaggcagcagtgctaaccactgtgccactgcgccgcccacccactgtgccaccgcgccgcccactcactgtgccaccgcgccgcccatggaattggccatgctaaattgcccattgtgttcaggaatgtggacgtgcattagccagggtaaatgtggagtaatggggaatgagtctgtgtgtgggttactttttggagggtcggtgtggacttgttgggtcaaatgacctgtttccacactgtagggattctatgaatttcgATGAAAATCACATGCTGTGTTCAATTGTTTCTTGTTTCATCAAAGGTGACAGAGCTTTAATATAATTCTGAGTGATTTGTAGACTTTGTACAATGATTATGTTCTAAATGTAGACATACAATTGCacttattcagaaatctcataaGCATAACATAAAGCTACTTGACCATGTTACAAATTGCAAATGCTACATGACGCAAGACTTGTACTAAGTTTTCCAGAagcaatataaatgttgaaaagttcGAAGTCTAATTACTTTGGGATTGTTGCAGTGCATGGTGTGGCGATCTGCATTGGTTCCATTTTTATAAATTTGTCCACCTTCTTTTCTTTCTTGTCAGAGGTGGATACTTTAACCTGAAGcacgtttgattagattagattagattagattagacttacagtgtggaaacaggcccttcggcccaacaagtccacaccgacccgccgaagcgaaacccacccatacccctacattaccccttacctaacactacgggcaatttagcttggccaattcacctgacccgcacatctttggactgtgggaggaaaccggagcacccggaggaaacccacgcagacacggggagaacgtgcaaactccacacagtcagtcgcctgagtcgggaattgaacccgggtcttcaggcgttTGGTGGGCCAGGAGCTGAGGAACAAGTATTCATGTGTAAACACGGAGAATATCTGATCTTGGCTAATGTCAAATTCAAGTTTAAGTCCGATTTCATCCTCATTTGATTAAGAGTAGAAACCTTTGTTGATTTTCAGCTCCATTTTCATTGATTTTCTGCTCCCTTATAAGAGGTGCAGAGACAAATTATCATACTTTGACCGTCCCCGAAGTTGAGATCAGCTAACTAATTCATCAGGAGCCCAACCAGATGGCTTCATGGAATGTGACATTCAGGATTAAACACAGTAACAGATATACGTACAGTGTTTGTGTACGGAGATATGAGGCAGAATTTAATATGTCACAGCTTACTCCAGAGGTGGAGGTCCCACTCCACCCAAGAGTTTCCAACCAAACAGAGGTCAGCAATTCTATATTATCATCAATGTTACTGGAGTCACACTGGGGGTTGCCAGCTGTGCATCCATTAAATCAGCATGGGATGCAGGATAGAAGTGAACAAGAATAAAACAGGAGTTGCAGAAACAGGATCAATGACTTGCATCTGAGTCGATTTAGAAGAAAGAAAGGTGGAATGACTTTCAAAAAAAATCATGCTGCCTCCCTTCTCTTTGCCAGGTCTCTGGGTCCCTCCTAATGATAGACCGCTCTCTGGGAGCCCCTAAAAAACACATTTGGGCTTCTTGTATAGAAAGTTGGATTTCAATTGGCAAGGACTTCAATTAGCATTTGGACAGGAAAGCTTGTAGACAGCTTTCCCACTTGTGAGAAGTCAGTGGCGTCTCCATCTGGGAACTTTATGTTCAGTTAAATAACCCCTGTCTCAAAATACACCATGGGTGTGAGCATCAAACTCTGCCCACGAAATGTAAATTGCATAAATTCCCTTATGGTAATGGCAAATCAGTTATAACCAGTTTGTATAGAATAcaacaagaaagaaaaacatgCACTGTAGTGCAAAGCTCAATAGCATTTTAAATTGGTTAATATGAAGTAAAATTAGTGACacatttctctgaaatattgtttGGAAGAGAGCTGCTTTCACTTCATGATGCTATTATTGAGTTAATTGGCTGTGTATGTGACTAAGTGTGGAAAGAGGACCAAGAGAGATCTGTTAAAAAGAGTGGCTCCTGGCCCAGCTCTTCCTTCTCCTCATCACTGGATTTGTCATCACTATCATCATTCAGATCAGTGGTCTCATCTGCTTTTCTCTCTAAAGTTGAGATTTTATCCTTCTCTTCCATCAATTTATTGTAACATAATGTGCATACCCTTAAAGGCTTTGATGACAGCTTGGGCATGAGAAACTTGTGCTTTGAACAAGAATGGCACACCACAAAGCCACAGTTCCGACAGTGATGCCTGCGAATTAAAGTGTTGAACTTTTTTTGAGTGCACCGCATGCAGATTTCTGTCATCTTGTCTGGTATCCAAGGGGCTGCATGTTCAGTAGGTGGTgcctttcctgtcttttccagcAGTTGTTTGATACATTTGTTAATATGCTTCATCCAGTCCTCTTTCTCAGGGCGGGTGGCAGCACACACTACGAATGATTTTCGTGAAGTTTTTATCATCCATTGATTTTTCAGACTGTCATTGTCTGGAAGATCTTCAACATTGACATCCTCCAATGGTATTATCTGTTGACTGGTGTACTTTTTCTTGTGGATAATAATACTTCCATATACAAGGATGTCATTAAACAGGAAAAACATCCGGGGTTTTGGTTTTTTGCGACAGACTTTTGTCAATAATCCTTCACCCACAAGCACTCGGCCATGCAAGACCAGAGGTTGACCTGTTGCTCCAAAGCAATTTTCAACTGCAACAATTCGTTGTGTATTGATCTCTGTGTTCATTAGGCGGTCCACCATCCTACTCACCAATCCTTCTGTCAAAGTTCTCCCTATTGTTTAAGAAATGGAGAAGGGTGATTAATGCTTAAATAATTTTGCAAATTTTATAGACATAACATTGTATTAATGATGAAAAGGCTTAGCATTTATCCTACAAGCATTCTGACTGGAGTAATTCTGTATttataaattgtttttaaaaattggtctGACACATTCATTGTTTATCCTCAGTAGGAGATGCAAGTCTGGGTTTCAATCCACTGCTACTTTCTGTTGAACTAAGAAGAATCAACGCGTTCTTTAATCTTCCTTTCACTCAAAAAATGCTTCATCTTCATCTGGTTGTTTTTTGATGGGCTAGCTAGGGTTAACATCTTGATATGTGGGCTAAATCCTTTTCTGACACTTATGTGTTATTGTACTGAATCCTGTCCCAAACATTTTCTATAAATGCCAATAAATcattgctacattttggaaaaatacATTGTTTAGTTCAAAATATGTTAAGAATATAAATATTTTGAATTTGATGTCGAACTGTTCAAATCATTCCCTGTACAAAATGGTTAACTTTATACTTTTTCCTTAAAATTTTTCATTTTGGCTTATGGAAATTGCTTAAATTATGAGAGTTTCATATTTCATAATTAGTAATTAGGACAAGATTACTGCGTGTTCAAAGGTTATTATTTGCAAAGTTCAGTTGGTAGCTTTATTTCATTAATGTCTGAATTATACTTCAGTGTAAAATATATTTCATTTGAACTTGAAAAATTCATACAGTGTTATCTTCCATTTACAGTCTTGCACATTCTCATTCTTTCAGTAAGTGCATCAAGACTGATACTTATCCAATCACTACAATGCTTTCTAAATATCTCAATTATTGGGTCCATCTTTGTGAGACTTTCCATCTTTCATGTCTGACTCTTTCAGTGCATCCTTTTTAGCTTTCCTATCTTACCAGCActtgacactattcctgtagctCAGAAAATGTCCAAATACTAGATCCTGTCTTGTTGGTCTCTGTCATTGTTTCACTGAAAAATCTCTAGTTCCCTGTTTGTTTCCCATAAAActgttttaaattattttattcaaCCTCAGATCACATtgctctttgatttttttttactagtTTCCCATGTATACTGtacttttattttgttaatttatCAGGCATCACACAACTCCAGTGTCACTTCTCTCATTAGTAAGGTTTTTTGATTGTCAATGATCTATTTGTAAAAGTATTGTTCTCTCTTACTGTAAGTTAGTGACCCCTTGCAACACAGCTTTCACCAATTGGTAGTTTTAGTTAATTCTTCTGCTAATACTGTTCTTTGATCAGCGGCCAAATGCATAATTCAACAGTGAGCAACATAGCATCAAAACAAGTTCCAAGTAATTTTGATATTCTGACATGCTAACATTTAAGAAAGAAAGAAGTTGCATTTGTACAACACTGTTCATGACCTTAAGGCTTACCAAATCACAGTGGCTGGAGTTTTTTTCTGAAATTTAGTTATTATTGGGAAGTAGGATATTCGGCTGCCAATTTGGCTGCAGCAGAAGTCTATAAACAATGTGACTATGACCAGTTCATGTGTTATATTGATGTTGGCTATGCAATAaccattggtcagaacactgggAGAACTTTCCTACTCTTCTTCAAAAGGTGCTGTATTTGTATTTTTGTGATCATTTATCTAAGAGATGGCATTCCACTCAAATTTGGCACTTCAACTAATGCAACACTCTCAGTACTAATGTGCCAGTCTAGTTTATGAACTCAAGTCATTAATGCAAAGGTTAGAGTCACAGCCTTGAGCCACATCTGGTGCCTGACTGATAATAGAAAATTAATTTCTTGCAGAGTTATTGAGACAACTGTTAATGATTGCATATTTtgtgggagtgcacctgacattTTATTGCATCATTCATTCCCATCACTTAGGTATCTACACAATTAAAAAACATTAAAGCAGATATTGTTTTCAGTGCAGTATGTCCTGACCTATTTTTTTAAAGAGAACCTCACAATTGGTTTGAAATATGTTCAGGAAATATCAAATCCAGCCCTTGATATATTAATTGATTCATACCTGGGCATCAATAGGTCACAACTGTAAACATTGTCATCATTATCATTAGCcaagggagagaaaaaaatggcCTTGGGTTTACTGCATTGCTAACTGGAGTTGTGACAAGACCCTGGGCAAGGTTTCACAATCTATTACAGttctaaccagatatcctaaattgttAAGCTCCTGGGTAAGTGAGGATGAATTGACTCCCCTTTTTTATTCATACACCTTCCCATTTAGAATGAGGTTAATTTGAAAAGGACCCCTCCTTGGTACATGCCGTTTTTCCAGGAAAAATGCATGTTTTGAAAGGAGCAAATTTAACAAGGCTTTCTTCAGTTAACATAAGATGGACATCATTAGTTACTAAACATAAAAAAAGGTACACATATACAGAGAGTATGAACAGAACATGAGTTCATAAgaagttaaaagaaaaagaaatatgaATCAGTCTGTGTGGGCCATTTGTAAAGTGTAGACAATGGAACATTATTAATTGAACAGTCAATTTTGGGATTTTTAGCTTTTAGATTTTTATCTTTTTCTCCAATCTTTTTTTCAGTTGTGGTTGGCTGGCAGTAGACAGAATGAGAGAGTCTCGTCCTGACACTTTCTGGTTGACTTCTAGCACACAGAACAAGAGAATCCTTCTACCCGCAATGTGGGGCTTCCTCAACTGTGACCTATACAGCACACCAGTGCTTGAACCCAGCTTAGTACACATAAACACCCAAATTCACTAAAACCTTTCAGACTTGTCAATTATTATCCCCTTTTATTGTATATTCCTGTAAAGGCAAAACATTATAATATCTCAAAGGCGGCTTTccattgagaggggaaagatagtcAGCAACCTCATTGTCTCTTCCTTATTagtttctctctccctgtttGAGGTTTCCTTGGCATTCTACAGGTGCGACATTCCATGAGTTCCTGACATGGCTCTGCCAGATAGCACGACATTTATATCCACAGTTTTCTTTTTGTTCATAATAGTCGTCTTTTAAAAGACACATTTggaattaaaaattaaatatgTTTGTAGTAAATCAGGGTTTTGATCCATTGTCATGatatagaacaggcccttcagcccacaatgttgtgacaaccactgatcctcatgtatgcaccctcaaatttctgtgaccatatgcatgtccaggagtctcttaaatgcccccaatgaccctgcctccacaactgctgctggcaacgcattccatgctctcacaactctctgtgtaaagaacccacctctgatatcccctctatactttcctccaaccagcttaaaactatgacccctcgtgttagtcgtttctgccctgggaaatagtctctggctatcgactctatctatgcctctcattatcttgtatacctcaattaggtcctctcttctcctccttttcaccaatgaaaaaagtctgagctcagtcaacctctcctcataagataagccctccagtcgaggcagcatcctggtaaacctcctctgaaccctctccaaagcattcacatctttcttataatagggcgaccagaactggacgcagtattccaagtgcagtctaaccaaagttttatagagctgcaacaagatctcatgactcttaaactcaatccccctgttaatgaaagccaaaacaccatatgctttcttaacaaccctgtccacttgggtggctattttaagggatctatgtacctgcacaccaagatccctctgttcctccacactgccaagaatcgtatccttaatcctgtactcagctttcaaattcaacctttcaaaatgcattacctcgcatttatccaggatgaactccatctgccacctctcagctcatctctgcatcgtgtcaatgtcccgctgcagcctacaacagccctctgtacTGCCAatgatacctccaacctttgtgttatctgcaaacttgctgacccatctttcaatcccctcatccaagtcactaataaaattacaaacaatagaggctcaaggacagagccctgtggaacaccactcaccacttccaggcagaatattttccttctactaccgctcgctgtcttctgttggccagccaattctatatccagacagctatgttcccctgaataccattcctcctgaccttctgaatgagcctaccatggggaatgaGCCTACCGTTTATATGTAATGTTTGATGCAAATGCACAATTATCATCTCTGAATTAAACAAGACAGGTACATGATCGATGTTTATGATTATTCAAGAACAAATTGACACCCTACCATCACCCTAAACACATACTCATTCTACCAGCAATACCCAGAAGCAGCAGTATACTATTTACAAATGCAGAGCAGCAACTCACCAATGtgtcaacaacacctcccaaGTCTGTGATCTCTACAAAGACATGGGCAGCAGGtgcttgggaacaccatcacttgaAAGTTCCCTTCAAACCACATACCATCTTGACTGCGAACAGTACAATATTTTTTCATCATCATTGTATTAAATCCTGAATCTCCCTTCTGAAACAGAACTGATAATGtcaacagcagatggactgcaacaattcaagaaggtgGTTTATCACCCCCTCCTCTAGGACAATTAGGGAGAggtattaaatgctggcctagaaagtggtgcccacatcccatgaaaaaataaATTAGAGAACAACTTCTAGTGACTGCTCATTCATAGTTAAATGCTTCATTTAGAAAGTCGTAGTGTGAAGTTCCCTGTGCCTTTGATGTTGTACTATATCTATATCATTGAAAGATTCATCATTGAAACACATGAAATGCATAACATGGCACTCCTTATTCACGAGATATCCACAAAACAGATTGGAAAAAGttagtgtttgcacattctcatgtaTAAATATTTAACAGTGTGCTTAGTCTTAAATAAAGCAATCTACATTTTAATACTGAAAAGAAAACTTTTATAAGTGTAGACATTGTAAAATATGTGATGGGAAAAAAGAATCATTTGCTTTCTATTTTCCATGAATTAACTTTTTATGACATCAATTGAACATCATCAGAAAAGTTGTATTAATTTAGTGAAATATTGGAAGGGGCTTCATGGGAGCACAATCAAAGTTTTCTTTCAATTCACAAATTGTTAAAACATAGGTTTCCTCTTTATACAGAAACATTTTAACACTTACCTGTCATTCTCACTGTTTCAGCTATTATAATTGACTATCTGATTGTTCTAATAAGtatcctccacactgatcatttTTGGAATATAGTCCTAAAGGCTTGTCATTTCAGTAATATAAGTCTTTTGAGAAATAATCAGCAGATCTAACTTTATCCTTTCATGCATGCCATATGAACTCGCTGATACACTACGATTATAACTATGCTCTTGTCAGTTTGCCAAACCGGTTATTCCAGTAATATCAAGTTAGCAAGACAAACTTGATATGTCTTAGTTGAGAATCTGACTTTCAATTTGAACATGAATTCTGGTTTCCTGAAGTAATGCAATATTACTCTATGCATATCATACATCAGTGTAATTATCAACATGTAGCAGAATAATTATGATCAGAATAACTCAACAAAGcaattctttttttaaagttttaagcTCATTCACTTAGATTAATAGTGTTTACTTTGTTGCTGTTGGAAATTTCTTGAAAGTCTTTGCTCTAAAAGCTTCAGTAACCATCTCAAGAATGCATTCCCTCCTGACTCTGGGGAAATAGGGGTAGGTTTTACTCTTCATACTGTCACATGGGattggtcaatttagcatggataaGGAAAGAAACATTAAATTTTATTGGTCGATCCATCTCAGCACACAACATTTAGCGCATTTACCTACTGCGTCATTCACATGCTTCAGATGCTAAGTTAACCATTACCTGTGGAGATTGAGTTGGGAG
Above is a window of Hemiscyllium ocellatum isolate sHemOce1 chromosome 17, sHemOce1.pat.X.cur, whole genome shotgun sequence DNA encoding:
- the plekhf1 gene encoding pleckstrin homology domain-containing family F member 1 isoform X1 codes for the protein MTGRTLTEGLVSRMVDRLMNTEINTQRIVAVENCFGATGQPLVLHGRVLVGEGLLTKVCRKKPKPRMFFLFNDILVYGSIIIHKKKYTSQQIIPLEDVNVEDLPDNDSLKNQWMIKTSRKSFVVCAATRPEKEDWMKHINKCIKQLLEKTGKAPPTEHAAPWIPDKMTEICMRCTQKKFNTLIRRHHCRNCGFVVCHSCSKHKFLMPKLSSKPLRVCTLCYNKLMEEKDKISTLERKADETTDLNDDSDDKSSDEEKEELGQEPLFLTDLSWSSFHT
- the plekhf1 gene encoding pleckstrin homology domain-containing family F member 1 isoform X2: MVDRLMNTEINTQRIVAVENCFGATGQPLVLHGRVLVGEGLLTKVCRKKPKPRMFFLFNDILVYGSIIIHKKKYTSQQIIPLEDVNVEDLPDNDSLKNQWMIKTSRKSFVVCAATRPEKEDWMKHINKCIKQLLEKTGKAPPTEHAAPWIPDKMTEICMRCTQKKFNTLIRRHHCRNCGFVVCHSCSKHKFLMPKLSSKPLRVCTLCYNKLMEEKDKISTLERKADETTDLNDDSDDKSSDEEKEELGQEPLFLTDLSWSSFHT